One window from the genome of Rhizobium sp. Pop5 encodes:
- a CDS encoding GTP-binding protein, which translates to MNGIARLPVTVLTGFLGAGKTTLLSHVLMNREGLRVAVIVNDMSEVNIDASLIRDGGCNLSHTTETLVELSNGCICCTLRDDLLAEVRRLAEEGRYDYLLIEGTGIAEPCPIAATFSFCDEKGVSLSDFAKLDTMVTVVDAASLLADYSSADLLADRGLQRDSEDRRTLIDLLVDQIEFADVVVINKISDASEEMRAEVRMVVAALNPDARQVETDFGEVSLAAILNTGLFDEAKAAAHPLWHKELYSPGDHVPETEEYGVSSFVYRTRRPFDPKRFRAFLDEPWPGVMRAKGHFWLATRPRHVGLISAAGVQRRCEPMGLWWAAVPRQDWPPHQQFRQHLESRWDSAWGDRRQELVFIGVDMDEKGVRTALDGCLASTDPRDWTTLEDPFPAW; encoded by the coding sequence ATGAACGGGATCGCCCGGCTACCCGTGACAGTGCTCACCGGCTTTCTCGGCGCCGGCAAGACGACGCTTCTCAGCCACGTTCTGATGAATCGTGAGGGCTTGCGCGTCGCCGTCATCGTCAACGATATGAGCGAAGTGAACATAGACGCCAGTCTCATCCGGGACGGCGGCTGCAACCTGTCGCATACGACGGAGACATTGGTCGAGCTCAGCAACGGCTGCATATGCTGCACCCTGCGCGACGACCTGCTGGCGGAAGTACGGCGACTGGCCGAAGAAGGGCGATACGACTATCTGCTGATAGAGGGGACCGGTATTGCCGAGCCATGCCCGATCGCCGCCACCTTTTCATTCTGCGACGAGAAAGGTGTTTCGCTCTCCGATTTCGCGAAGCTCGACACGATGGTGACCGTCGTCGACGCCGCAAGCCTGTTGGCGGACTACAGCAGCGCCGATCTGCTTGCCGACCGCGGCCTGCAGCGGGACAGCGAAGACCGGCGGACACTCATAGACCTGTTGGTGGACCAGATCGAGTTTGCCGATGTCGTCGTGATCAACAAGATCTCGGACGCCAGCGAGGAGATGCGCGCGGAAGTCCGCATGGTCGTGGCGGCCCTCAACCCGGATGCCCGCCAGGTGGAGACGGACTTCGGCGAAGTTTCTCTTGCAGCCATCCTGAATACGGGCCTCTTCGATGAAGCAAAAGCCGCCGCCCACCCGTTGTGGCACAAAGAACTGTACAGCCCGGGCGACCATGTCCCGGAGACGGAAGAATACGGGGTATCGAGCTTTGTCTATCGCACGAGGCGTCCCTTCGACCCGAAGCGGTTTCGTGCATTTCTGGACGAACCCTGGCCGGGGGTGATGCGTGCCAAGGGCCACTTCTGGCTTGCCACCCGCCCGCGTCATGTGGGCCTGATCTCGGCTGCCGGAGTGCAACGGCGCTGCGAGCCCATGGGGCTCTGGTGGGCAGCCGTGCCCCGGCAAGACTGGCCGCCCCATCAGCAGTTTCGTCAGCATCTCGAGAGCCGGTGGGACAGTGCCTGGGGCGACCGTCGGCAGGAATTGGTTTTTATCGGTGTCGATATGGACGAGAAAGGTGTGCGGACGGCACTGGACGGATGCCTCGCCAGCACCGATCCGCGCGACTGGACCACTCTCGAAGATCCGTTTCCGGCCTGGTAG